Proteins found in one Anopheles aquasalis chromosome 3, idAnoAquaMG_Q_19, whole genome shotgun sequence genomic segment:
- the LOC126578029 gene encoding uncharacterized protein LOC126578029 — MLVYRSTPMVPVLQAIFVGIVWFVASVVVATQPLSRCEVARELTLQHVPEEQIGDWLCIAEHGSGYNRSAANLRFKRFGGSGYYGLFQISDRYACTRYGSICGLANCDTLLDDELDDDIECMLKIHAAYARELGDGFAAWPIHKTACRGEDHAWRRTVPYADCLNEEVVRVQAYFKRKRAKGKKAAANLVLAPPTAGKVYERCELALELRDRHRMPMEQIATWVCIAYHESRFNTSAEGRLNADGSGDHGLFQISDIYWCSTDTGKPAAKACRVTCEAMRDSDIEDDIQCIRMIYEEHQRLSGDGFTAWTVYRPYCAGREESFIHNCFTAQEQHPTTALRPRPGIVAPVTAPPTRSRTPEHNAVGKVYDRCELANDLLHKFHFPREQIATWVCIAYHESRFNTSAEGRLNADGSGDHGLFQISDIYWCSPPGQGWACGVSCDALKDSDITDDVRCVRTIYDEHQRLSGDGFTAWSVYKPYCTDPDRAEEFTRGCFGDGSPATLLPRPAITAPSIGQGGRDSRLPGGRVFERCELAQELHLRQGLPLEEAATWLCIAKYQSNYNSSAIGYGSDGVQYHGMFQLSDEYWCSPPGRGWVCGVTCEQLRDGDLTDDLACMRHIFEEHQRISGDGYNAWAVYQPYCKGRAGTLLEGCFEEGENAIIPTPPTTRRPMKAPKNGPRGKIYQRCELAQELYYRHGMPYDQIATWVCIAHRESNYNVSAIGRLNADGSEDHGLFQISDIYWCSPPGKGWVCGLACSDLEDNDLTDDIECMRTIYEEHTRLSGDGFNAWAVYRPYCKGRSDHYIEGCFPETTTTATTTTTTIVDEEPPLTTRIATDRTTNQRTVTTTARSWTSTPSTTSQRRTAPTTARTRTTTTRWWTISTKMPEMSTRKQSETTTIPPTTTTAAASKMAKSTTSLYEFYLHHFGRRPTITTAKPVYTFKPFASRLRAAESSTSATATNTATLPPPTASATTTTRYREDFKRWFQGA; from the coding sequence ATGCTTGTGTACCGCTCGACACCGATGGTTCCGGTGCTGCAGGCGATCTTCGTCGGGATCGTCTGGTTCGTTGCTAGCGTCGTTGTCGCCACTCAACCACTGTCCCGTTGTGAGGTAGCCCGGGAGCTAACACTCCAGCATGTCCCGGAGGAGCAGATAGGGGATTGGTTGTGCATCGCAGAGCACGGTTCCGGTTACAACCGATCGGCTGCCAATCTGCGCTTCAAGCGTTTCGGTGGCAGCGGTTACTATGGACTGTTTCAGATCAGCGATCGATACGCCTGCACTCGGTACGGTTCGATCTGTGGTCTCGCTAATTGTGACACCCTGCTAGACGACGAGCTGGACGATGATATCGAGTGTATGCTCAAGATTCACGCTGCGTACGCTCGCGAGCTGGGAGATGGGTTCGCTGCCTGGCCAATCCACAAGACGGCCTGCCGGGGAGAGGACCACGCGTGGCGCAGAACCGTCCCCTACGCGGACTGTCTGAACGAGGAGGTAGTGCGGGTGCAGGCGTACTTCAAGCGTAAGCGTGCCAAGGGAAAGAAGGCAGCAGCTAACCTTGTCCTTGCGCCACCGACTGCCGGTAAGGTGTACGAGCGCTGCGAGCTGGCCTTGGAGCTGCGCGATCGGCATCGAATGCCGATGGAACAAATAGCGACCTGGGTGTGCATCGCGTATCACGAGAGTCGCTTCAACACGTCCGCTGAGGGTAGATTGAACGCAGACGGTAGTGGAGATCATGGACTGTTCCAGATCAGCGATATCTACTGGTGTTCCACGGACACCGGGAAACCAGCGGCGAAAGCATGCCGAGTCACTTGTGAAGCAATGCGGGATAGCGACATCGAGGACGATATCCAGTGCATTCGGATGATCTACGAAGAGCATCAACGGCTTTCGGGTGATGGATTCACCGCCTGGACCGTATATCGACCGTATTGTGCTGGCCGGGAGGAAAGTTTCATCCACAATTGCTTCACCGCTCAGGAGCAACATCCCACAACGGCCTTGAGACCACGTCCTGGCATTGTCGCTCCTGTgaccgcaccaccaacaagaTCACGCACACCAGAACACAACGCCGTTGGCAAGGTGTACGATCGGTGTGAGCTGGCCAACGATCTCCTTCACAAGTTCCACTTCCCACGGGAACAAATCGCGACCTGGGTGTGCATCGCGTACCACGAGAGTCGGTTTAATACGTCCGCCGAGGGCAGATTGAATGCGGACGGTAGTGGTGATCATGGGCTGTTCCAGATCAGTGACATTTACTGGTGTTCACCACCGGGTCAAGGATGGGCTTGCGGTGTTTCCTGTGACGCACTGAAGGACTCCGACATCACCGATGATGTGCGGTGTGTTCGGACGATCTACGATGAGCATCAGCGGCTTTCGGGCGATGGCTTCACTGCCTGGTCCGTCTACAAACCGTACTGCACGGACCCGGACCGTGCGGAGGAGTTTACAAGGGGCTGTTTCGGTGACGGATCCCCGGCAACGCTGCTGCCTCGCCCGGCGATTACGGCACCATCGATCGGACAGGGTGGACGAGACTCGCGGCTGCCCGGTGGTCGGGTGTTTGAACGCTGTGAGCTGGCGCAAGAGTTGCACCTGCGTCAAGGACTGCCACTCGAGGAAGCGGCTACCTGGTTGTGTATTGCCAAGTACCAATCGAACTACAACTCGTCTGCCATCGGGTATGGTTCCGATGGTGTCCAGTATCATGGGATGTTCCAGCTAAGTGATGAGTACTGGTGTTCTCCACCGGGACGGGGGTGGGTTTGTGGTGTTACGTGCGAGCAGCTCCGTGATGGTGATCTGACGGATGATTTGGCCTGTATGCGTCACATTTTTGAGGAGCATCAGCGCATTTCGGGCGATGGATATAATGCTTGGGCCGTTTATCAACCGTATTGTAAGGGGCGAGCGGGTACGCTGCTCGAGGGTTGCTTTGAAGAAGGTGAAAACGCAATcataccaacaccaccaaccacgcgACGGCCAATGAAGGCTCCAAAGAATGGGCCCAGGGGAAAGATCTACCAGCGGTGTGAGTTGGCCCAGGAACTGTACTATCGCCATGGAATGCCGTACGATCAGATCGCCACCTGGGTTTGCATCGCGCACCGAGAATCGAACTACAACGTTTCGGCGATTGGTCGACTGAATGCAGATGGTAGCGAGGATCATGGACTGTTCCAGATTAGTGACATCTACTGGTGCTCACCACCGGGGAAAGGATGGGTTTGTGGGCTGGCGTGCTCCGATCTGGAGGATAATGATCTGACGGATGATATCGAGTGTATGCGAACGATCTACGAGGAGCATACGCGACTGTCTGGCGATGGTTTCAATGCCTGGGCCGTCTATCGACCGTACTGTAAGGGTCGTTCGGATCACTACATTGAAGGATGCTTCCCGGAgaccacaaccaccgccaccaccaccaccaccaccatcgtcgatgAGGAGCCACCACTGACCACCAGAATCGCGACCGATCGAACGACGAACCAACGTACCGTTACTACCACGGCAAGGTCATGGACAAGTACTCCTTCCACAACGTCGCAACGACGCACAGCGCCGACTACAGCTCGaacacgaaccaccaccactcgttgGTGGACGATCAGCACCAAAATGCCGGAAATGAGCACCCGAAAGCAATCGGAAACGACAACGATACCacctaccactaccactgctgctgctagtaagATGGCCAAGTCGACTACGAGTTTGTACGAGTTCTATCTTCATCACTTTGGTCGGCGACCGACCATCACCACTGCCAAGCCGGTGTACACCTTCAAACCATTTGCCTCGCGTCTTCGAGCGGCGGAGAGCAGCACAagtgccaccgccacgaaCACCGcgacactgccaccaccaacagcatcggcgacgacgactactCGCTATCGAGAGGACTTTAAACGATGGTTTCAGGGTGCGTAA